A genome region from Methanobrevibacter sp. includes the following:
- the nikR gene encoding nickel-responsive transcriptional regulator NikR has translation MMRISMSLPKKLLADFDEVLKDRGYQSRSKGIRDALQDYIVRYQWMNSMEGERIGIVTIIYDHHYTGVMENLAEIQHSFRNEINTSMHIHMTDKYCMEIVVVNGDIAEIRDLTERIMRLKGVEHVKLTSTANGEDFHEPGQSHDHHHYHHH, from the coding sequence ATGATGAGAATAAGTATGTCTTTACCAAAAAAATTACTAGCCGATTTTGATGAAGTTTTAAAAGATAGAGGATATCAATCTCGTTCAAAAGGAATTCGTGATGCACTTCAGGATTATATTGTAAGATATCAATGGATGAATTCTATGGAAGGGGAAAGAATTGGTATTGTAACTATTATTTATGATCACCATTATACTGGTGTTATGGAAAATTTAGCTGAAATCCAGCATAGTTTCAGAAATGAAATCAATACCAGCATGCATATTCACATGACTGACAAGTATTGTATGGAAATTGTAGTTGTTAATGGAGATATTGCTGAAATTCGTGATTTAACTGAAAGAATCATGAGGCTTAAAGGGGTTGAACACGTAAAACTTACAAGTACAGCAAATGGTGAAGATTTCCACGAACCCGGTCAGTCTCATGACCACCATCATTATCACCACCATTAA
- a CDS encoding methyltransferase domain-containing protein, which produces MKFKTTPYHFDLLKDNDRLSVFFQAIDDYEGNMDLAYDLGCGSGVLSYFLSKYFNEVISLEIDEKAYECARENLSSFDNTEVINSDVLEYDFTKKADLIVCEMLDTALIDEEEIPVLNHAKKFLKENGKIIPQGIINTVELVNLERHYIHWDEGANYEEYSKPVVYSEFNFLNDIKPEFDIDLTLKTDKSGTVNGLMITTYTKLTDNLIVGPLPMLNPPLLIPLEEKSVKVNDLINIKLKYIMGNGIETIKTEYY; this is translated from the coding sequence ATGAAATTTAAAACAACGCCTTATCATTTTGATTTACTAAAAGATAATGACAGGTTGTCCGTTTTTTTTCAAGCTATTGATGATTATGAAGGGAACATGGATTTGGCTTATGATTTAGGTTGTGGAAGCGGCGTTTTATCCTATTTTTTAAGCAAATATTTCAATGAAGTTATTTCTCTTGAAATTGATGAAAAGGCATATGAATGCGCCAGGGAAAACTTAAGTTCATTCGACAATACTGAAGTAATCAACAGTGATGTTTTAGAGTATGATTTCACAAAAAAAGCAGATTTAATTGTTTGTGAAATGTTAGACACCGCATTAATAGATGAGGAGGAAATCCCAGTTCTTAACCATGCTAAAAAATTTTTAAAAGAAAACGGCAAAATCATACCTCAGGGAATTATCAACACGGTTGAACTTGTAAATCTTGAAAGGCATTATATTCATTGGGATGAAGGAGCGAATTATGAAGAGTATTCAAAACCTGTTGTTTATTCCGAATTTAATTTTTTAAATGATATTAAACCGGAATTTGATATTGATTTAACCTTAAAAACAGATAAATCAGGTACAGTTAACGGATTGATGATTACAACCTACACTAAACTTACAGACAACTTAATTGTTGGACCTCTGCCTATGTTGAATCCGCCATTATTGATTCCATTGGAAGAAAAATCAGTAAAGGTAAACGATTTAATAAATATAAAACTAAAATATATAATGGGAAATGGTATTGAAACTATTAAAACAGAATATTATTAG
- the hycI gene encoding hydrogenase maturation peptidase HycI has translation MSFDSDLKEFLTGFKKLIILGVGNELKSDDGVGPFIINKLIEENFEKDNVLLINSKTVPENYTGKIRKEQPSHVIIVDACLMGAQPGDIKIVDEKDFVNIGISTHSMSLSYFVKYLQKSMDFKIIFVGIEPETMDWGENPTLNVEKTAYDFINLLKGCVL, from the coding sequence TTGTCTTTTGATTCAGATTTAAAGGAATTTTTAACCGGTTTTAAAAAATTAATCATATTAGGTGTTGGTAATGAGCTTAAAAGCGATGATGGTGTCGGTCCGTTTATTATTAATAAATTAATTGAAGAAAACTTCGAAAAGGATAATGTATTGCTAATAAATTCAAAGACGGTTCCTGAAAATTATACTGGCAAAATTAGAAAGGAACAGCCGAGTCATGTAATTATTGTTGATGCATGTTTAATGGGAGCTCAACCCGGAGATATTAAAATTGTTGACGAAAAGGACTTTGTAAATATCGGCATTTCAACCCATTCAATGTCATTGTCATATTTTGTCAAATATTTGCAGAAAAGCATGGATTTTAAGATAATATTTGTTGGAATCGAACCCGAAACTATGGACTGGGGTGAAAATCCCACTTTAAATGTTGAGAAAACCGCTTATGATTTTATTAATTTATTAAAAGGATGTGTATTATGA
- a CDS encoding acetyl-CoA carboxylase biotin carboxylase subunit family protein, producing MKLLFIGSRLYDDIDWYVKSKNIESVLTESNEDAINLDLPDQVFIVPRGMEGPKQVALMHNVDAIVPLIGIDPPLIDIARMKEEVEGEFGIPVIAAGVNAVELTSDKIKTKEFYQEIGVVTPDYQILNSPEDLTLDFPVVLKQGEGQGGKDIKIAKSIEDVDEYFEEFNQALCEEFIEGSEISIEVLGYNGEYVALPPIYKGETTLEGTHPLNKVKTGPCMVRGLDNNLVQHVAYQVAKNLASDGIFEMDFMYSAKKNQLYAIEVNTRPNGTRYLTTATCGVNSLCELVNMAIGEFSLSDISDKLKYYYSTEIPVGNYEGPAPNVPVKSFEYNDFVVHGPTDYQRVTARANSKEDLEKLIEKLV from the coding sequence ATGAAGTTATTATTCATTGGTTCAAGATTATACGATGATATCGATTGGTATGTTAAAAGTAAAAACATAGAAAGTGTTTTAACAGAATCTAATGAAGATGCAATTAATTTAGATTTGCCTGATCAAGTATTTATCGTCCCCCGTGGAATGGAAGGTCCAAAACAAGTGGCATTGATGCACAATGTTGATGCAATTGTTCCATTAATAGGAATAGATCCTCCATTAATTGACATTGCCCGTATGAAAGAAGAGGTTGAAGGGGAATTTGGAATTCCCGTAATTGCAGCCGGGGTTAATGCGGTTGAACTGACCTCCGATAAAATTAAAACTAAAGAATTTTATCAGGAAATAGGCGTTGTGACTCCGGATTATCAAATTTTAAACAGTCCTGAAGATTTAACATTGGATTTTCCGGTTGTGTTAAAGCAGGGTGAGGGTCAGGGTGGAAAGGATATTAAAATAGCCAAATCCATTGAGGATGTTGATGAATACTTTGAAGAATTTAATCAGGCTTTATGCGAAGAGTTTATTGAAGGGTCTGAAATTTCTATTGAAGTATTGGGGTATAATGGAGAATATGTTGCTTTGCCTCCAATTTATAAGGGTGAAACAACTTTGGAAGGAACACATCCGTTAAATAAAGTTAAAACAGGACCTTGTATGGTTCGCGGATTGGATAATAATTTAGTGCAGCATGTTGCCTATCAGGTTGCTAAAAACTTGGCATCCGATGGCATTTTTGAGATGGATTTCATGTATTCTGCTAAAAAAAACCAATTATATGCTATTGAAGTAAATACACGTCCTAACGGCACAAGATATTTAACTACAGCTACTTGTGGTGTTAATTCATTATGCGAATTAGTTAATATGGCAATTGGTGAGTTTTCATTGTCTGATATTTCAGATAAACTAAAATATTATTATTCTACCGAAATTCCTGTTGGCAATTATGAAGGTCCGGCTCCAAATGTGCCTGTAAAGTCATTTGAATATAATGATTTTGTTGTTCATGGTCCAACTGATTATCAAAGAGTCACTGCAAGGGCAAATTCAAAAGAAGACCTTGAAAAATTAATTGAAAAATTAGTATAA
- a CDS encoding glycosyltransferase family 4 protein, giving the protein MCGKMNYTDISILFLITLCATILFTWYVKRILLKARIADNPIVSEHRHKSGTPTMGGIAFLFTISLLIALYYQNTPILIVSFIMLAGGIVGWVDDLIGLKVKEVQKIVVNVSDEIVTLGRLDVEPDEEVRVATPKAKAEVDDLLKKGKVEVIGEVPIKTEPEELEKIICQIVLGLFLGLTGVVTSIGGFQLGILAIPVVVIAILGCINSVNLIDGMDGLAAGIVGIASFACCAYGYLFGCANTIAPFLILAGLCLGFLVFNKYPASIFMGDTGSFVLGTGYAAAVLVCDMPYFGVLALGVPIISVVVSLLHRAHIIKLPVEPLHHTLNHYGMSEVKIILSYWGFTVLLCIIGILAKMYLF; this is encoded by the coding sequence TTGTGTGGTAAAATGAATTATACAGATATTTCAATCCTTTTTTTAATAACATTATGTGCCACTATATTATTCACATGGTATGTTAAAAGGATATTACTTAAGGCAAGGATTGCGGATAATCCGATTGTTAGCGAACATAGACATAAGAGCGGTACTCCAACAATGGGAGGTATTGCATTCTTATTTACAATTTCCCTATTAATTGCATTATATTATCAAAATACGCCAATTTTAATAGTGTCTTTTATAATGCTTGCAGGGGGAATTGTAGGTTGGGTCGACGATTTAATTGGTCTTAAGGTTAAGGAAGTTCAAAAAATTGTTGTAAATGTTTCTGATGAAATTGTCACTCTTGGAAGATTGGATGTTGAACCTGATGAGGAAGTCCGTGTAGCTACTCCTAAAGCAAAGGCCGAAGTAGATGATTTGCTTAAAAAGGGTAAAGTTGAAGTTATTGGAGAAGTTCCGATTAAAACAGAACCGGAAGAACTTGAAAAAATTATATGTCAAATTGTATTGGGGTTGTTCTTGGGTTTAACAGGTGTTGTTACTTCTATTGGAGGTTTTCAATTAGGTATATTGGCAATTCCAGTAGTTGTAATAGCTATTCTCGGATGTATTAATTCAGTTAATCTTATTGATGGGATGGATGGTCTTGCAGCAGGTATTGTGGGTATTGCTTCATTTGCTTGTTGTGCATATGGCTATTTATTCGGATGTGCAAATACTATTGCGCCATTTTTAATTCTTGCAGGATTATGTTTAGGATTTTTAGTATTTAATAAATATCCTGCTTCAATATTTATGGGGGATACAGGATCATTTGTACTGGGTACCGGCTATGCAGCAGCTGTTTTAGTATGTGACATGCCTTATTTTGGTGTGCTTGCATTGGGCGTGCCGATTATTTCAGTTGTCGTTAGTCTGCTTCACAGAGCACATATCATCAAATTGCCCGTAGAACCTCTACATCACACTTTAAATCATTATGGCATGTCTGAGGTAAAAATTATATTAAGTTATTGGGGATTCACAGTTTTATTATGTATAATAGGTATTCTTGCTAAGATGTACCTATTCTAA
- a CDS encoding Mur ligase family protein produces MKIKDLAKYVDGKLVGNVAFFSIDGFSGKFTFLNDAHTGDIVVRHWIDAEGVKMAFRKNIACLITRTPKDGAIEMAEKLSFPLIITDKIELANAFALYDTINKFSPNSTNIIITGTNGKSTTSHLIYHILDNAGYHVLTNTDDESEFNTLIDPMVSKLISDEVLENGELDYLVIEVSEVQGWLGKLMENHAALMTKVIRPKVGVITNIAVDHIGLIDSIDDVFKEISEVPKEIGDGICILNHDDELLMEMDVKNPFYTSMSKINDENAVYFDNDKIYYRNYPILTIDELPFKSNHFIQNILSAIGACISLDLDVKVIVEGVKSYNSLNRRFTKLNDEPLIYDDFAHNPEGIKATISETLKMLPDNQKLHVVCAIRGSRGVEINRLNVEALAESMDDDIELYLSSSNDVVNHLNYVINEEREVFFKVLNQNNIRYVHYDNLKDCLSEVYNKADKKDIILLIGAQGMDFAKNILNDII; encoded by the coding sequence ATGAAAATTAAAGATTTGGCTAAATATGTTGATGGAAAACTCGTTGGAAATGTCGCTTTCTTTTCAATAGATGGATTTTCAGGCAAATTCACTTTTTTAAATGATGCGCACACTGGAGATATTGTTGTGCGCCATTGGATTGATGCTGAAGGGGTAAAGATGGCATTTAGAAAAAATATTGCCTGTTTAATCACACGAACACCGAAAGACGGAGCTATTGAAATGGCTGAAAAGCTCAGTTTCCCATTAATAATTACAGATAAGATTGAACTTGCTAATGCTTTTGCGCTTTATGATACAATTAATAAATTTTCACCTAATTCAACTAATATCATTATTACCGGAACAAATGGTAAATCAACAACTTCCCATTTAATTTATCATATTTTAGATAATGCGGGATACCATGTTCTCACCAATACTGATGACGAATCGGAATTTAACACATTGATTGATCCGATGGTTTCTAAATTGATTTCTGATGAAGTGCTTGAAAATGGTGAGCTGGATTATTTGGTTATTGAAGTTTCAGAAGTTCAGGGATGGCTTGGAAAATTAATGGAAAATCATGCAGCACTGATGACCAAGGTTATTAGGCCAAAAGTCGGTGTTATAACCAATATTGCAGTTGACCATATAGGCCTTATAGACTCTATTGATGATGTATTTAAAGAAATATCCGAAGTTCCAAAAGAGATTGGTGATGGAATTTGCATTTTAAATCATGATGATGAATTGTTAATGGAGATGGATGTGAAAAATCCATTTTACACTTCAATGTCTAAAATTAATGATGAAAATGCAGTCTATTTTGACAATGACAAGATTTACTATAGGAATTATCCTATTTTAACTATTGATGAATTGCCTTTTAAAAGCAATCATTTCATTCAAAATATTTTATCCGCTATTGGGGCTTGCATATCATTGGATTTGGATGTTAAAGTTATTGTTGAAGGAGTCAAATCTTACAATTCTCTTAATAGGCGTTTTACCAAATTAAATGATGAGCCTTTGATTTATGATGATTTTGCCCATAATCCTGAAGGCATTAAAGCAACAATTTCTGAAACTCTAAAAATGCTTCCGGACAATCAGAAATTACATGTTGTCTGTGCTATCAGAGGTTCTCGGGGCGTTGAAATTAACAGGTTAAATGTTGAGGCCCTTGCAGAATCTATGGATGATGATATTGAATTGTATTTGTCTTCAAGTAATGATGTTGTTAACCATTTAAATTATGTTATTAATGAAGAGCGGGAAGTATTTTTCAAGGTGTTAAATCAGAACAATATTAGATATGTTCACTATGACAATTTGAAAGACTGCTTAAGTGAAGTTTACAATAAGGCTGATAAAAAAGACATTATTTTGTTAATCGGGGCTCAGGGAATGGATTTTGCAAAGAACATCTTAAATGATATTATATAA